A section of the Subtercola frigoramans genome encodes:
- a CDS encoding oxygenase MpaB family protein, which yields MSVFTDVAAEGILLAGGGRAILLQIADSAVGAGVARHSDFANRPLDRLTNTVTYAYATVFATDAERAAIVEKVNRAHRPVVSAGDATTPAYSAFDPASQLWVAATLYESALGVYERVFGPLCPELAESVYQQYSVLGTALQVRRSSWPTDLAAFRRYWNDAVSALVVSDDARRVAHDLLHPRVAPIWLRAVMPVVRLFTIGLLPAELRVAFRLPWNRWAERRFALVFGAVALVYRALPRNVRSLPMRHYLSRMRSGMVKTN from the coding sequence ATGAGCGTGTTCACCGACGTCGCCGCTGAGGGAATCCTGCTGGCCGGGGGCGGGCGGGCGATCCTCCTGCAGATTGCCGACTCGGCCGTCGGTGCCGGGGTTGCCCGGCACAGCGACTTCGCAAACCGTCCCCTCGACAGACTCACCAACACAGTGACGTACGCGTACGCGACCGTGTTCGCAACCGATGCCGAACGGGCTGCAATCGTCGAAAAGGTGAACCGTGCGCATCGCCCCGTCGTGTCGGCTGGAGACGCAACCACGCCGGCGTACAGCGCGTTCGATCCGGCCTCACAGCTCTGGGTCGCCGCAACCCTCTACGAAAGCGCGCTCGGCGTGTACGAACGAGTTTTCGGGCCGCTGTGCCCCGAGCTGGCGGAGAGCGTCTACCAGCAGTACAGCGTTCTCGGCACGGCTCTGCAGGTTCGCCGGAGCAGTTGGCCGACAGATCTCGCAGCGTTTCGCCGGTACTGGAATGACGCCGTCAGCGCGCTCGTGGTCTCAGACGACGCACGGCGGGTGGCTCATGACCTGCTTCACCCGAGGGTGGCACCGATCTGGCTCAGGGCAGTTATGCCTGTTGTGCGCCTGTTCACCATCGGACTGCTACCCGCGGAGCTGAGAGTAGCGTTCAGATTGCCGTGGAATCGGTGGGCCGAGCGCCGGTTCGCCCTGGTCTTCGGGGCGGTGGCTCTCGTCTACCGCGCCCTGCCGCGAAACGTGCGCAGCCTGCCGATGCGCCACTATCTGTCACGAATGCGATCAGGTATGGTGAAGACGAACTGA
- a CDS encoding Bax inhibitor-1/YccA family protein: MASNNPAFSRNPVFNGKAPATPTPTITAAGLEKMYDAPAATAAQTGRLSYDDVIIKTALNFVVLVAFAAVGWNVPVLALPAALLGFGLAMVNIFKKQPSPPLILLYSALQGLFIGAISGVFEARYPGVVIQAVLATICVFAVTLVLFAFGKIRASKRATKIFLIAMVGYIVFSLLNVVLMLTGVNSNAFGLSGSVTLLGIPLGVILGVFVTILAAYSLVLDFDQIQRGVKAGAPRNQAWSAAFGLVMTVVWLYLELLRMFAIARN, translated from the coding sequence ATGGCTTCCAACAACCCGGCGTTCTCACGGAACCCCGTCTTCAACGGCAAGGCCCCGGCTACCCCGACTCCCACCATCACTGCGGCAGGGTTGGAGAAGATGTACGACGCGCCTGCTGCGACAGCCGCCCAGACCGGGCGCCTGAGTTACGACGACGTCATCATCAAGACCGCACTGAACTTCGTCGTGCTCGTCGCGTTCGCCGCGGTCGGGTGGAACGTTCCCGTACTGGCGTTGCCCGCAGCCCTTCTGGGTTTCGGCCTGGCCATGGTCAACATCTTCAAGAAGCAGCCGTCACCCCCGCTGATCCTCCTGTACTCGGCGCTTCAGGGCCTCTTCATCGGCGCGATCTCCGGCGTCTTCGAGGCACGGTACCCGGGTGTCGTCATCCAGGCTGTGTTGGCGACCATCTGCGTCTTCGCGGTGACCCTCGTGCTGTTCGCCTTCGGCAAGATCCGCGCGTCGAAGCGGGCCACCAAGATCTTCCTGATCGCCATGGTGGGGTACATCGTCTTCTCGCTGCTCAACGTCGTTCTGATGCTCACCGGTGTCAACAGCAACGCCTTCGGGCTCAGCGGCTCGGTGACCCTGCTCGGCATTCCGCTCGGCGTGATCCTCGGCGTGTTCGTGACGATTCTCGCCGCGTACTCGCTGGTGCTCGACTTCGACCAGATCCAGCGCGGAGTAAAGGCCGGTGCCCCCCGCAACCAGGCGTGGTCTGCGGCCTTCGGCCTCGTCATGACTGTCGTGTGGCTGTACCTCGAACTGCTGCGCATGTTCGCCATCGCGCGCAACTAG
- a CDS encoding ABC transporter ATP-binding protein — translation MSDEAQPIEKAPAVPRPPVRRGPGGGGPFGGAGMPAEKSKAFGPSAKRLASRLRPERMLIVVITLLAVVSVTLSVLGPKMLGNATNVIFAGILSKAFPAGTTQQQAIDGLNNAGQGQQADLLGSVTFTPGQGIDFTQLGMILLTVLAIYVFASLFSWAQSYLLNGVVQRTVYRLREDVEEKINRLPLGYFDRMPRGELLSRVTNDIDNISQSLQQSLSQIMTSLLTVIGVITMMFIISPVLALIALVTIPLTLIITTVVAKRSQRLFVAQWTYTGTLNAQIEESYTGHALVKVFGRHREINEVFRQKNDELYTASFGAQFVSGIIMPAMMFVGNLVYVAIAVVGGLMVASGTLSLGDVQAFIQYSRQFTQPLTQLGSMANVLQSGVASAERVFELLDADDQTPDAQPAETPSNEEGRLVFENVSFSYSPEKPLIENLSLEALPGQTVAIVGPTGAGKTTLVNLIMRFYELDSGRITLDGVDIASMTRDDLRSRTGMVLQDTWLFGGTIHDNIAYGNPEASEEEILAAAQATYVDRFVHSLPEGYNTVLNDEADNVSAGEKQLITIARAFLAKPSVLILDEATSSVDTRTEVLVQRAMSVLRQDRTSFVIAHRLSTIRDADLILVMESGSIVEQGTHDQLLAAGGAYANLYNSQFAAAITD, via the coding sequence ATGAGCGACGAAGCGCAGCCGATCGAAAAGGCTCCCGCCGTTCCCCGACCCCCCGTGCGGCGCGGGCCGGGTGGCGGTGGCCCGTTCGGCGGGGCCGGAATGCCGGCCGAGAAGTCGAAGGCCTTCGGGCCGAGTGCGAAGCGACTGGCCAGCCGACTTCGCCCCGAGCGGATGCTCATTGTTGTGATCACCCTGCTCGCCGTCGTGAGTGTGACGCTCTCGGTGCTCGGACCGAAGATGCTCGGCAACGCGACGAACGTCATCTTTGCGGGCATCCTGTCGAAGGCGTTCCCGGCCGGGACCACCCAGCAGCAGGCGATCGACGGTCTGAACAATGCAGGCCAGGGCCAGCAGGCCGACCTTCTGGGGAGCGTCACCTTCACCCCTGGCCAGGGCATCGACTTCACCCAGCTCGGCATGATCCTCTTGACAGTGCTCGCGATCTACGTGTTCGCGTCGCTCTTCAGCTGGGCGCAGTCGTATTTGCTCAACGGCGTCGTGCAGCGCACCGTCTACCGCCTGCGCGAAGACGTCGAGGAGAAGATCAACCGGCTTCCGCTCGGCTACTTCGACCGTATGCCTCGCGGTGAGCTGCTCAGCCGGGTCACCAACGACATCGACAACATCTCGCAGAGCCTGCAGCAGTCGCTCTCGCAGATCATGACCTCGTTGCTCACCGTGATCGGAGTGATCACGATGATGTTCATCATCTCGCCCGTGCTGGCGCTCATCGCCCTGGTGACGATCCCGCTCACCTTGATCATCACGACCGTGGTTGCCAAGCGCTCGCAGAGGTTGTTCGTCGCGCAGTGGACGTACACCGGCACACTCAACGCGCAGATCGAAGAGAGCTACACCGGCCACGCGCTGGTGAAGGTCTTCGGTCGCCACCGCGAGATCAACGAGGTCTTCCGTCAGAAGAACGACGAACTCTACACGGCCAGCTTCGGCGCCCAATTCGTGTCGGGCATCATCATGCCGGCGATGATGTTCGTCGGAAACCTCGTGTACGTGGCCATCGCGGTTGTCGGTGGTTTGATGGTGGCGAGCGGCACCCTCAGCCTCGGTGACGTGCAGGCATTCATCCAGTACTCGCGCCAGTTCACGCAGCCGCTCACGCAGCTGGGGTCCATGGCCAATGTGCTGCAGTCGGGCGTGGCCTCGGCCGAGAGGGTGTTCGAGTTGCTCGACGCCGATGACCAGACTCCGGATGCCCAGCCCGCCGAGACTCCATCGAACGAAGAGGGCCGACTTGTATTCGAGAACGTCTCGTTCAGCTATAGCCCCGAGAAGCCGCTCATCGAGAACCTCTCCCTCGAGGCGCTGCCCGGTCAGACGGTCGCGATCGTGGGGCCGACGGGGGCTGGCAAGACGACCCTGGTGAACCTCATCATGCGGTTCTACGAACTCGACTCGGGTCGTATCACCCTCGACGGCGTTGACATCGCCTCGATGACGCGGGATGATCTGCGGAGCCGCACCGGAATGGTGCTTCAGGATACGTGGCTGTTCGGTGGCACGATCCACGACAACATCGCGTACGGCAACCCTGAGGCAAGCGAGGAAGAGATTCTGGCAGCGGCCCAGGCCACCTACGTCGACCGGTTCGTGCACTCGCTGCCCGAGGGGTACAACACGGTGCTGAACGACGAGGCAGACAACGTCTCAGCCGGGGAGAAGCAGCTCATCACGATCGCCAGGGCGTTCCTGGCCAAGCCCAGCGTGCTCATCCTCGATGAGGCCACGAGCTCGGTCGACACGCGCACCGAGGTGTTGGTGCAGCGAGCGATGTCGGTGTTGAGGCAGGATCGCACCAGTTTCGTGATCGCCCACCGCCTGTCGACCATCCGCGATGCCGACCTCATCCTGGTGATGGAGTCGGGTAGCATCGTCGAGCAGGGTACCCACGACCAGCTGCTGGCTGCAGGCGGTGCCTACGCGAATCTGTACAACTCGCAGTTCGCGGCTGCGATCACCGACTGA
- the guaA gene encoding glutamine-hydrolyzing GMP synthase codes for MSIPTTRPVLVVDFGAQYAQLIARRVREANVYSEIVPSTITAAEIAAKSPVGIVLSGGPSSVYEEGAPALDPAIFDLGVPVLGICYGFQVMAQALGGEVAHSGLREYGATDMQVTGDGGVLLVGQPTDQTVWMSHGDQVSKAPEGFTVVASSASTPVAAFANDAKQQYGVQWHPEVKHSPFGQTVLENFLHKAAGIPADWNSGNVIADQVAAIRAQVGSGKVICGLSGGVDSAVAAALVHEAVGDQLICVFVDHGLLRADERRQVEVDYVASTGVRLVTVDAREQFLDALAGVTDPEQKRKIIGREFIRSFEGAAEALVLEAAVTDGEPVRFLVQGTLYPDVVESGGGTGTANIKSHHNVGGLPEDLQFELVEPLRALFKDEVRAIGRQLGLPEVIVGRQPFPGPGLGIRIVGEVTFERLELLRAADAIVRAELTAAGLDGEIWQCPVVLLADVRSVGVQGDGRTYGHPIVLRPVSSEDAMTADWTRLPYDLLAKISNRITNEVAGVNRVVLDVTSKPPGTIEWE; via the coding sequence ATTAGCATCCCGACCACCAGGCCGGTACTTGTCGTCGATTTCGGCGCACAATACGCACAGCTCATCGCCCGCCGCGTTCGCGAGGCGAATGTCTACTCAGAGATCGTGCCGAGCACGATCACGGCGGCCGAGATCGCAGCGAAGTCGCCCGTCGGCATCGTTCTGAGCGGCGGCCCGTCGAGCGTGTACGAAGAGGGCGCTCCGGCTCTGGATCCGGCCATCTTCGACCTTGGCGTGCCTGTTCTCGGCATCTGCTACGGCTTCCAGGTCATGGCCCAGGCGCTCGGCGGCGAAGTCGCCCACAGCGGGCTGCGGGAATACGGCGCTACCGACATGCAGGTCACCGGCGACGGGGGAGTGCTGCTCGTCGGCCAGCCGACAGACCAGACGGTGTGGATGAGTCATGGCGACCAGGTCTCGAAGGCACCAGAGGGTTTCACGGTCGTGGCGAGCAGTGCATCCACACCCGTCGCCGCGTTCGCCAACGACGCGAAGCAGCAGTACGGCGTGCAGTGGCACCCTGAGGTGAAGCACAGCCCCTTCGGGCAGACGGTGCTCGAGAACTTCCTGCACAAGGCCGCCGGAATCCCCGCCGACTGGAACAGCGGCAATGTCATCGCCGACCAGGTCGCTGCCATCCGCGCGCAGGTCGGTTCGGGCAAGGTCATCTGCGGACTCTCGGGCGGTGTCGACTCGGCCGTGGCCGCTGCGCTCGTGCACGAAGCCGTCGGCGACCAGCTCATCTGCGTCTTCGTCGACCATGGCCTGCTGCGCGCCGACGAGCGTCGCCAGGTCGAGGTCGACTACGTGGCGTCGACCGGTGTTCGCCTGGTGACAGTGGATGCCCGTGAGCAGTTCCTCGACGCTCTCGCCGGCGTCACCGACCCTGAACAGAAGCGCAAGATCATCGGTCGCGAGTTCATCCGGAGCTTCGAGGGCGCGGCCGAAGCGCTCGTGCTCGAAGCCGCGGTGACCGACGGTGAGCCTGTGAGGTTCCTCGTGCAGGGCACGCTCTACCCCGATGTCGTCGAGTCCGGCGGTGGCACTGGTACGGCCAACATCAAGAGCCACCACAACGTCGGCGGCCTGCCCGAAGACCTGCAGTTCGAACTCGTCGAGCCACTGCGAGCCCTGTTCAAAGACGAGGTTCGCGCCATCGGCCGCCAGCTTGGACTGCCAGAAGTCATCGTCGGCCGCCAGCCGTTCCCCGGCCCCGGCCTCGGCATCCGTATCGTCGGCGAGGTGACGTTCGAGCGACTCGAGCTGCTCCGCGCGGCCGACGCCATCGTGCGAGCGGAGTTGACGGCGGCTGGCCTGGACGGCGAGATCTGGCAGTGCCCGGTTGTGCTGCTGGCCGATGTTCGGTCGGTCGGCGTTCAGGGCGATGGGCGCACCTACGGGCATCCGATCGTCTTGCGGCCCGTCTCGTCAGAAGACGCCATGACGGCCGACTGGACGCGTCTGCCCTACGATCTTCTTGCAAAGATCTCGAACCGCATCACGAACGAGGTGGCGGGCGTCAACCGTGTTGTGCTCGACGTGACATCGAAGCCACCGGGAACGATCGAGTGGGAGTAA
- a CDS encoding ABC transporter ATP-binding protein: protein MKLLRLIGTYVKPHWRLIVGVVVFQLAQAIASLYLPTLNADIIDNGVATGDTGYILRIGGLMLMITLAQVICAVIAVYFGAKLAMALGRDLRLSVFTHVGDFSEREVSLFGAPSLITRTTNDVQQVQMLVLLTCTLLVSAPILAIGGIIMALSLDVPLSGIIAVAVPVLLITLGLIIVRMVPLFRLMQKRIDKVNGVLREQLTGIRVVRAFVRERVETERFAVANREVTDTALSAGRLFALMFPIVLLVMNVSSVAVIWFGAFRINDGSMQIGTLTAFLTYLVQILMAVMMATFMAILIPRASVCADRITEVLQTPSSVVMPAEGVTRLDEHGLIELDNASFAYPGAAEPVLRDLTFVTEPGKTTAIIGSTGSGKTTLVNLLPRLFDATEGEVRVDGVNVRELDPDVLWGRIGLVPQKPYLFSGTVASNLRYGKPDASDEQLWAALETAQAREFVAEMELGLESPIAQGGTNVSGGQRQRLAIARALVKRPEIYVFDDSFSALDLATDARLRRALCRDVIGATMIVVAQRVSTIIDADQILVLEDGQIVDRGTHTELLENSETYREIVASQMTAEEAA from the coding sequence ATGAAACTGTTGCGCCTCATCGGCACCTACGTGAAGCCCCACTGGCGGCTCATCGTCGGTGTGGTGGTCTTCCAGCTGGCCCAGGCCATCGCTTCGCTGTATCTGCCCACGCTGAACGCTGACATCATCGACAACGGCGTGGCGACGGGCGACACCGGCTACATTCTGCGCATCGGTGGCCTGATGCTGATGATCACACTCGCCCAGGTGATCTGCGCGGTCATCGCCGTGTACTTCGGTGCGAAGCTCGCCATGGCGCTGGGCCGCGACCTTCGCCTGTCGGTTTTCACCCACGTCGGCGACTTCTCCGAACGGGAAGTGTCGCTGTTCGGGGCACCGTCGCTCATCACCCGGACGACGAACGACGTGCAGCAGGTTCAGATGCTCGTGCTGCTCACCTGCACGCTGCTTGTCAGCGCACCCATCCTGGCGATCGGTGGCATCATCATGGCGCTGTCACTCGACGTGCCGCTCTCTGGCATCATCGCCGTGGCCGTGCCGGTGCTGCTCATCACCCTCGGCCTGATCATCGTTCGAATGGTTCCACTCTTCAGATTGATGCAGAAGCGCATCGACAAGGTCAACGGGGTGTTGCGCGAGCAGCTGACCGGCATCCGCGTCGTTCGGGCCTTCGTGCGCGAGCGCGTCGAGACCGAGCGATTTGCGGTGGCGAACAGGGAGGTGACCGATACGGCTCTGAGTGCCGGCCGGCTGTTCGCGCTCATGTTCCCCATCGTTCTGCTCGTGATGAACGTGTCGAGCGTCGCGGTGATCTGGTTCGGTGCGTTCCGCATCAACGATGGGTCGATGCAGATCGGCACCCTGACCGCATTCCTTACGTATCTGGTGCAGATCCTGATGGCAGTGATGATGGCGACCTTCATGGCGATACTGATTCCCCGTGCATCCGTGTGCGCCGACCGTATCACCGAGGTGCTTCAGACGCCCTCGTCGGTCGTCATGCCGGCCGAGGGAGTGACCAGGCTCGACGAACACGGGCTGATCGAGCTCGACAACGCGAGCTTCGCATACCCGGGGGCCGCTGAGCCGGTGCTTCGCGATCTGACTTTCGTGACAGAACCCGGAAAGACGACGGCCATCATCGGTAGTACCGGGTCTGGTAAGACCACGCTGGTGAACCTGCTGCCACGGCTCTTCGACGCCACCGAGGGCGAAGTGCGGGTCGACGGGGTCAACGTCAGGGAACTCGACCCCGATGTGCTCTGGGGGCGTATCGGCCTGGTGCCGCAGAAGCCCTATCTGTTCTCGGGTACCGTGGCCAGCAACCTGCGGTACGGCAAGCCCGACGCGAGCGACGAGCAGCTGTGGGCGGCGCTTGAGACCGCGCAGGCGCGCGAGTTCGTCGCGGAGATGGAGCTCGGGCTCGAGTCTCCGATCGCCCAGGGCGGAACAAACGTGTCAGGCGGCCAGCGCCAGCGCCTCGCGATCGCCCGCGCACTGGTGAAGCGCCCCGAGATCTACGTCTTCGACGACTCATTCTCGGCCCTCGACCTGGCGACGGATGCCCGGCTCAGGCGGGCACTGTGCAGAGACGTGATCGGGGCGACCATGATCGTGGTGGCGCAGCGCGTCTCGACGATCATCGACGCAGACCAGATCCTCGTTCTCGAAGACGGCCAGATCGTTGACCGCGGAACCCACACCGAACTGCTCGAGAACAGCGAGACCTATCGGGAGATCGTGGCATCGCAGATGACGGCGGAGGAGGCAGCATGA
- a CDS encoding ATP-dependent helicase: MSSVPLIVDDLSTAHGGPSGGYEDPLLAGLNPQQRIAVEYRGPALLIVAGAGSGKTSVLTRRIASLIGTREAWPSQILAITFTNKAAAEMRERVGALLGQTAEGMWISTFHSACVRILRREAENFGFTKSFTIYDSHDSRTLIKRIIKDLQADTYGFTVAGVAGKISKLKNELADADSYARTANFNDPQEELFVEIFRQYTRSLNAANAFDFDDLIGQTVYLFRAFPNVAEHYRRRFRHILVDEYQDTNHAQYALIRELTRPVTEGTGFDERSAGLPGASLTVVGDSDQSIYAFRGADIRNIVEFERDFPGAKTVLLEQNYRSTQNILTAANAVISNNFDRKDKKLWTDVGDGEKITGFTGYSGHDEAQFVADEIAKLHDSGTPYKDVAVFYRTNAQTRALEEIFIRSAVPYRVLGGTRFYERAEIKDVLAYLIAVANPRDALALRRILNTPKRGIGPATETALGFFAESNEVSYRDAMRRSTELGLGPKVTQAILDLATLLDEATEMIDPERNAGPVTVAEILTLLLDRSGYVVALRAGRDPQDEARAENVEELVAVTKEFQKNNPGGSLVDFLTEVSLVAAADELDDTSGTVSLMTLHTAKGLEYEAVFLTGVEEDLLPHRMSASEPGGPAEERRLFYVGITRARKRLYLSLAMTRAQYGETAVAMPSRYLQEIPAELIDWRQSPGMATSRGGTQPRALNANRSSGGGFASRTPSRASDSLSFTDRALPRVKAEWPNRVTAQVRDNGDLELEPGDRIRHTDFGEGRVNAVTGEGTKRVAHVQFDAAGSKKLLIKIAPIEKI, encoded by the coding sequence ATGAGTTCGGTACCGCTCATCGTCGACGATCTCTCTACGGCCCATGGCGGCCCTTCAGGCGGATACGAAGACCCTTTGCTGGCCGGGCTCAACCCCCAGCAGCGCATCGCCGTCGAATACCGGGGTCCAGCACTCCTGATCGTCGCCGGAGCGGGTTCGGGCAAGACGAGCGTTCTCACCAGGCGCATCGCAAGCCTGATCGGAACCCGCGAAGCCTGGCCGAGCCAGATTCTTGCCATTACGTTCACGAACAAGGCTGCTGCCGAGATGCGGGAGCGGGTGGGTGCGCTTCTCGGCCAGACGGCAGAGGGAATGTGGATCTCGACATTCCACTCGGCGTGTGTTCGCATTCTCCGGCGCGAGGCAGAGAACTTCGGATTCACGAAGAGTTTCACGATCTACGACTCCCACGATTCCCGCACGCTCATCAAACGGATCATCAAAGACCTGCAGGCAGACACCTATGGTTTCACCGTTGCTGGCGTGGCCGGCAAGATCTCCAAGCTCAAGAACGAACTCGCCGACGCTGACAGTTATGCGCGAACGGCGAACTTCAACGACCCGCAGGAAGAACTCTTCGTCGAGATCTTCCGGCAGTACACCCGCAGCCTGAACGCGGCCAATGCGTTCGACTTCGACGATCTGATCGGGCAGACCGTCTATCTGTTCCGGGCGTTCCCGAATGTCGCTGAACACTACCGGCGCCGGTTCAGGCACATTCTCGTCGATGAGTACCAGGACACCAACCATGCCCAGTACGCGCTGATCCGCGAGCTGACCCGCCCGGTCACCGAGGGAACCGGCTTCGACGAGCGGTCGGCGGGCCTGCCCGGCGCTTCGCTCACGGTGGTCGGCGACTCCGACCAGTCCATCTATGCGTTCCGTGGCGCAGACATCCGCAACATCGTGGAGTTCGAGCGTGACTTCCCGGGGGCGAAGACCGTTCTGCTCGAACAGAACTACCGGTCGACCCAGAACATCCTCACCGCAGCGAACGCGGTCATCTCGAACAACTTCGACCGCAAAGACAAAAAACTCTGGACCGACGTCGGCGACGGCGAGAAGATCACGGGCTTCACCGGGTACAGCGGGCACGACGAGGCCCAGTTCGTCGCTGACGAGATAGCCAAGCTGCACGACTCTGGTACGCCGTACAAAGACGTCGCCGTGTTCTACCGCACGAACGCCCAGACGAGGGCACTCGAAGAGATCTTCATCCGCTCGGCCGTGCCGTACCGGGTGCTCGGCGGCACGCGCTTCTACGAGCGCGCTGAGATCAAAGATGTGCTGGCGTATCTCATCGCGGTCGCCAACCCTCGGGACGCTCTTGCCCTGCGACGAATACTGAACACTCCGAAGCGGGGAATAGGCCCCGCGACCGAGACCGCACTGGGTTTCTTTGCAGAGTCGAACGAGGTCAGCTACCGGGACGCCATGCGGCGTTCGACCGAGCTCGGTCTCGGCCCGAAAGTGACGCAGGCGATTCTCGACCTCGCCACACTGCTCGATGAAGCCACAGAGATGATCGACCCTGAGCGCAATGCCGGCCCGGTGACCGTGGCAGAGATTCTGACCCTTCTTCTCGACCGCAGCGGTTACGTGGTGGCGCTTCGCGCGGGCCGCGACCCGCAGGACGAGGCCCGCGCAGAGAACGTCGAGGAACTCGTTGCGGTGACGAAGGAATTCCAGAAGAACAACCCTGGCGGCTCTCTCGTCGACTTTCTCACCGAGGTGTCGCTGGTCGCGGCTGCCGACGAGCTGGATGACACCAGTGGAACGGTGTCGTTGATGACCCTGCACACAGCGAAGGGCCTCGAGTACGAGGCGGTCTTTCTCACCGGCGTCGAAGAGGATCTGCTGCCTCACCGCATGTCTGCGTCAGAACCCGGCGGGCCCGCAGAGGAGCGCAGGCTCTTCTACGTGGGAATCACCCGGGCGCGAAAGCGCCTCTATCTCTCGCTGGCGATGACACGGGCCCAGTACGGGGAGACTGCGGTAGCGATGCCGAGCCGCTACCTGCAGGAGATTCCTGCCGAACTCATCGACTGGCGGCAGTCCCCGGGAATGGCGACCTCGCGGGGCGGAACCCAGCCCAGGGCCCTGAATGCGAATCGCTCCAGCGGCGGCGGTTTCGCCTCGCGCACCCCGTCACGGGCGAGCGACTCCCTGTCGTTCACCGACCGGGCCCTGCCGAGGGTCAAAGCGGAGTGGCCCAACCGGGTCACCGCCCAGGTGCGCGACAACGGAGACCTCGAGCTTGAGCCCGGAGACAGGATCCGGCACACCGATTTCGGCGAGGGCCGGGTGAACGCCGTGACAGGCGAGGGAACCAAGCGGGTGGCACACGTGCAGTTCGACGCGGCGGGCTCGAAGAAGTTGTTGATCAAGATCGCACCGATCGAGAAGATCTGA
- a CDS encoding glycerophosphodiester phosphodiesterase family protein, which produces MSERLGFPYPLVIGHRGACGYRPEHSAAAYLLAFDLGADFVEPDIVVTRDGQLVLRHENEISGTTDVAEHPEFAHLLTSKVVDGVVYDGWFTEDLSWAELSTLRCTERLPGLRPQSAQFDGQFGILRLADLFSLVDEAGDASQRPLGIVAELKHSSYFSGLGFSLAQLFADEVRNAGWGDSQGRLIVESFEPTCLAELRSSGAQCSRVLLIEAEGSPPDLLAAAGDEAPEYASYLTMEGLRQLADDQSIDGISVPKQVVLSDDGRRLVQEAHHQRLAVYTWTLRPENMFLSETFRAGAEPTAFGDWAGEFEAILAAGVDGVFADHPDLAVSARTARPR; this is translated from the coding sequence GTGAGCGAACGTCTGGGATTTCCCTATCCGCTGGTGATCGGCCACCGCGGCGCCTGCGGCTATCGGCCGGAGCATTCCGCTGCCGCCTACCTCCTCGCGTTCGATCTGGGCGCGGACTTCGTGGAGCCCGACATCGTCGTGACGAGAGACGGGCAGTTGGTGCTGCGCCACGAGAATGAGATTTCAGGGACGACCGATGTGGCCGAGCATCCGGAATTCGCTCACCTGCTGACCAGCAAAGTCGTCGATGGCGTCGTCTATGACGGGTGGTTCACCGAAGACCTGAGCTGGGCCGAGCTCAGCACGCTGCGGTGCACCGAACGGCTGCCCGGACTGCGACCGCAGAGCGCGCAGTTCGACGGGCAATTCGGCATTCTGCGCCTCGCCGACCTTTTCTCTCTCGTCGATGAGGCAGGGGATGCCTCGCAGCGGCCGCTCGGAATCGTCGCCGAACTCAAACATTCCTCGTACTTCTCGGGGCTGGGGTTCTCACTCGCCCAACTCTTCGCCGACGAGGTTCGGAACGCCGGCTGGGGCGACTCGCAGGGCCGGCTCATCGTCGAGAGTTTCGAACCCACGTGTCTGGCCGAGCTGCGATCGAGCGGGGCCCAGTGCTCCCGTGTGCTGCTGATCGAAGCGGAGGGATCACCTCCTGACCTTCTCGCCGCGGCGGGGGATGAGGCGCCGGAGTACGCCTCCTACCTCACGATGGAGGGACTGCGCCAACTCGCCGATGACCAGAGCATCGACGGAATCAGTGTGCCGAAGCAGGTGGTGCTGTCGGACGACGGCCGCCGGTTGGTGCAGGAGGCGCATCACCAACGACTGGCTGTGTACACCTGGACGCTGAGGCCGGAGAACATGTTCCTCTCAGAAACTTTCCGGGCGGGCGCCGAGCCAACAGCGTTCGGTGACTGGGCAGGAGAGTTCGAGGCGATTCTGGCGGCGGGTGTCGACGGTGTCTTCGCCGATCATCCTGACCTGGCCGTGTCAGCCAGGACCGCACGCCCGCGCTGA